The genomic stretch GGCAATGGGCAGGGAAGCCCCATCTGCTTCGCTTATTCTGAAACTTTTTATAAAGTACTTTGTGGGTCCTAACTCCGCAATCAATCAAGCACCGCCTCTCTGGAGGGAACATTATTCTATTGGTACTCTCAAAGTGATTAAAAACGAAAAAGGAATTGGTGTGCTTGTGTTGGAGGATTTTAATGTATCTAAGATAATGTGTAATTATCTGTGTGGTTATTTTGAAGGTGTGGGGATCTTGTGCAGGGCAAAAAACACAGTTTGTAAAGAAACCAAGTGTGTGCATGAGGGAGCAGAACATTGCGAGTTTGAGATAACCTGGGATGCGTAAAAAAAATTTACAGACACTGAACGAAGTATATCTCCACTTCCTCAACTTTCTCAAAACCCACACGAGTGTACAAAGCAACTGCACGAGTGTTATCTGCTCTGACAGATAATGAAATGTTGCTGACCCCATTTGCAGATGCCCATGCCTTTGCTCCCTCTATCAATTTTCTCCCGTAGCCTTTTCCCTGCAGCTCTTTCTTTACTGCAATAATCGGTATGTATGCTTTTGTACTATCATTTGGATAAAGGAGTAAGAGCACACAGCCACAAAGTAATGCACCCTCAAAGCACCCGAGAAATACACTGTCTTTATTACCAAGAGCGTCTTGCAATGTCCTTTCAACCAGCTCTCTTTCATGAGCATCATCAAATGCTTCTATAATTATCTGGATTACTGGTTTCAGTTCTGGTGGTGCTAGGACTCTCACATTACTTGGCATCGAAAAAGAATGGGAGATATGGAGTGACATCCGATAATATTTCCCTTCATAACTAAAATTGTTCTCCAGAAGTAATTTTCTTGTATCTTCCTCACATGGAGCAAGCCAACAGCACAGCTTTTTTATCCCATGTGCACACGCATACTCCTTCAATTTTTCAAGCAAGATTGAGATGCAATCTTTGTGGTCCTGTAGATACCTCAGAATAACATAATGCCTGTCAAACTGCATCAAAAAGGCAGAGCCAACGATTTTTTCATTTTCTAGAGCGAGAACATGCGAATCCTTGAGATAATTCTCTGATTTGAGATAAATAGGGAGTGTTTGGAGTGCGTCACCTGATGCTACCCAGAAAGCCTCCAGTTGCTTAAGCCATTTATCCTCAAATTGCAGGGTTTCCATTACCAGCCAAGCCTTTCCAGTTCTCTTTCTTCCTTTGTTTCTTTTTTGAATTTTCTGTAGTGGTCTTTGCAGATCCTAAGAGAACCTTTCTTTCGCTCTAGCCCTGAATAAACTTTTGAAAGCTTAGCAGCGGAGACAGAACGCTCTGCCTGATTTTTGCATCCTTCTATCTGGCATTTCTCTTTTTCTTCTGCTTTGTGCTTCATCTCTGGCATGTTTACAACCTCAGATAGGTTTTTATCATGTCTTCAAGGTTGGGTCTTCCAATCTCATCTAGTTCATATCTCACTCTGATAATCGGCTTGTTTACTTTCATCACTCTTTCCAAATTTATCGGTGTTCCTGACACCACTAAGTCACAGGGAATTTTGTTTATTGTTTCCTGAAGTTCCTGTATCTGGGTTTTCCCATAGCCCATAGCTGGCAGCAGATTTTTCAGATGTGGGTATTTCTTGAAGGTCTTCTTTATGGAACCTACGGCATAGGGTTCAGGATCCACTATCTCTTTTGCCCCAAACCTTTTCGCAGCAATTGTGCCCGCTCCATACTTCATCTCACCATGGGTAAGTGTGGGCCCATCTTCCACCACAAGCACTGACTTGCCCCTTATCATTTCCGGGTAGTCTGTGGAAATTGGGGAGCCCGCCTCAATTATGTCCGCATCTGGATTCATTTCTCTTATGCTTGCCTTGACCGCCTCCACATTATCTGGGCTTGCAGTATCCACCTTGTTTATAATCACGACATCTGCCATTCGGAGGTTTGCCTCGCCAGGATGATATTTTGCTTCATGCCCGGGTCTGTGTGGGTCTGCGACCACAATGTGTAGGTCAGGTTTGTAGAACGGAATGTCATTATTTCCACCATCCCACAACAACACATCACATTCCTTCTCCGCCTGCCTCAGAATTTTCTCGTAGTCAACGCCTGCATACACCACAATTCCATTGTCAATGTGTGGCTCGTATTCCTCTCTTTCCTCAATAGTGCACTTGTGTTTATCCAAATCCTCATAGCTTGCAAACCTTTGAACCGCCTGCTCCTTCAAGTCACCATATGGCATTGGATGTCTGACAACAACTACTTTTTTTCCCATCTGCTGGAGAATTTTTGCAACTCTCCTGGTTGTCTGGCTCTTACCAGCTCCAGTGCGAACCGCACACACTGCAATAACTGGCACCGCTGCCTTCAGCATCGTTATTTTTGGAGGTATCAATCTGAAACCAGCACCATTTGCCATGGCAATGGAGGCACGATGCATTACATACTCATGCGAAACATCGCTGTAAGAAAAGACCACTTCATCCACTCCTTTTTCTTTTATCAATTTGGGAAGATTTTCCTCTCCATAGATTGGGATTCCATCAGGGTAAAGCTTGCCCGCAAGTTCTGCTGGGTATTTTCTTCCTTCAATATCTGGTATCTGAGTGGCTGTAAACGCGACAACCTCGTATTCCTCATTGTCTCTAAAGTAGGTGTTAAAGTCGTGAAAGTCCCTGCCAGCAGCACCCATTATTACCACTTTCTTCCTGACCATGATTACCACCTCTGAAATTCTGTTGGCTGATAAAGTTGGGGGTATTTACAGTTTTCTCAGTTTTCGGCTGCATTTCCTCTGAAGAATGATGCATCCTAGTAGTATCAGAATTAACATCCATGGTAAGAGACCCGTTTGCTCCTCAACTACCACATACCAGTCAGTTTTTTTATCTGAATCCACAGGTGCATCCATTATCACGGTGCGGTTTATTCCAATCTGGGTAAGTGGGTCAAATCCAGTTAGATTTACTGGTCCATTGCTCCACTCATTCTGACTTGCAGCATGATTTCCACAGGATGGTGGCTCCCCGCCATTTCCGTCTGTCCAGTTGACAAAATCAATTATTCCATTCGGAGAAATGCCAGAAATGCTCGATGTGGAATCATTTAAAAACAGGAAATCTCCAGAGTTGTTTACTAGCTGGAAGAAGTATGCAGGGAGGGTTACCGTAATCTTAGCCCCTGGTGCCAGGTAAATTGGAGTCGAAAAGGAATTCGCTGAAGTATTCAGGTAGATTTCAGAGAAGGTAACTGGAAAACTATCGTTGTTTGCCAGTACCACTGAATGATTCGCTACTCCAAGCGGAAAAGGATTGAAGACCACACTTGAAATCAGAAGTTTTGGTTTTGAATAGAGTAAGCTGACGCCATACACCGTGGGCGAATTCATCTGGATGGATGTGCTCAATGTAATGTTATACTGGAAAAATCTGGCAAATGGATAGTTTGCAGTGTTCAATGCAAAGGTTTCACTCAACGGCCCAGTGCCTCCGCTCATCGTGCCATTCACATCCTGCCAGGCATGCCATGTTGCATCTGGCAATGATGTGTTACCCCACCTTACCCTCAGGACGAGCTGTGTGCCAGACCAGTGTGTGTCCCTTGTCCATGTTATTGAACGCCAGAGCGAAATTCTACCCGCATCTAGCACTTGAGATACATAGTAACCAGAGAGAGCATAACTCAAATTGGATGTGAAAGTTGTTCTAGGATTGGGTGGAGTGCTAGATGTTGGCTTGGTTATGTTGCCTGCGGTTCCATTTGCACCGTTGTTGTTTAGAGAGGAGGGTGCCCCCACTGAACCTAGACCTCCTGCACCGCCAGAAACATCAAATTTTGCCCCGCTATTTTCACTGTAGGCATTGTCAGCATAAATCCAGATTGCACCTCCACCTCCTCCTCCACCGCCACCCGCTTCATCATCTGTGCCCGCATCGTGTGAGTCCTCTCCTGCATTTCCGCCCTTCCCACCAGAGGCATTTAATTCTGCATTAGCACCAATTGTGACATTGCAGCCCTGAATCATTATGCAGCCGCCTGAGCCTCCGCCACCACCACCTCCAGGTCTGTCCCCACTGACTCCATCTCCACCATTTGTCCCGTTCGTAATTATTCTTCCATTAATATGAATGTTCCAAGCGTTTAGCAGGATAGCACCGCCCCCAGAACCGCCATCACCTCCTGCAGCACTGCCTCCACCTTGTCCTCCACTGCCTCCTCCACCGCCGGAGCCAGGTTTCAGCACGTCGATAGAAGCATAGGCAGAACCTCCTGTTCCTGGTGTGCCTCCTCCTAAACCCCCGTCTTTGGCACCTTGCCCTCCTGTGCCTCCATTCCCAGCAAAGGCACCACCCCCGCCTCCATTACCTCCATAATTGTTGGTATTTATCAAACCACCCCCTCCACCTCCACCATCTGCGTTGGGGGGTGTGCTGCCACCCGGTCCTGTGCCATCATTCCCGTCCTGTCCAGAAGTCCCATCG from Thermoplasmata archaeon encodes the following:
- a CDS encoding N-acetyltransferase; translated protein: METLQFEDKWLKQLEAFWVASGDALQTLPIYLKSENYLKDSHVLALENEKIVGSAFLMQFDRHYVILRYLQDHKDCISILLEKLKEYACAHGIKKLCCWLAPCEEDTRKLLLENNFSYEGKYYRMSLHISHSFSMPSNVRVLAPPELKPVIQIIIEAFDDAHERELVERTLQDALGNKDSVFLGCFEGALLCGCVLLLLYPNDSTKAYIPIIAVKKELQGKGYGRKLIEGAKAWASANGVSNISLSVRADNTRAVALYTRVGFEKVEEVEIYFVQCL
- a CDS encoding 4-vinyl reductase, whose translation is MMEGTCRASIFQTNIAYLKKKKGIEGLRFLDNYMQKQGLKLTTVQIEEMKPSEHVPLSSRVVFLEGCLALFENDIEKLKAMGREAPSASLILKLFIKYFVGPNSAINQAPPLWREHYSIGTLKVIKNEKGIGVLVLEDFNVSKIMCNYLCGYFEGVGILCRAKNTVCKETKCVHEGAEHCEFEITWDA
- a CDS encoding cyclic 2,3-diphosphoglycerate synthase, whose amino-acid sequence is MVRKKVVIMGAAGRDFHDFNTYFRDNEEYEVVAFTATQIPDIEGRKYPAELAGKLYPDGIPIYGEENLPKLIKEKGVDEVVFSYSDVSHEYVMHRASIAMANGAGFRLIPPKITMLKAAVPVIAVCAVRTGAGKSQTTRRVAKILQQMGKKVVVVRHPMPYGDLKEQAVQRFASYEDLDKHKCTIEEREEYEPHIDNGIVVYAGVDYEKILRQAEKECDVLLWDGGNNDIPFYKPDLHIVVADPHRPGHEAKYHPGEANLRMADVVIINKVDTASPDNVEAVKASIREMNPDADIIEAGSPISTDYPEMIRGKSVLVVEDGPTLTHGEMKYGAGTIAAKRFGAKEIVDPEPYAVGSIKKTFKKYPHLKNLLPAMGYGKTQIQELQETINKIPCDLVVSGTPINLERVMKVNKPIIRVRYELDEIGRPNLEDMIKTYLRL